A portion of the Sphingobacteriales bacterium genome contains these proteins:
- the cysD gene encoding sulfate adenylyltransferase subunit CysD, with translation MNDYHLNHLKELESESIYVLREVAAQFENPCILFSGGKDSIVVVHLALKAFYPSSVPFTLLHVDTGHNFQEALDYRDQLVSKHGLRLLVASVQEAIDKGLVREEKGYTASRNALQTVPLLEAIEKNKFDCAIGGARRDEEKARAKERFFSHRDEFGQWDPKNQRPELWNIFNGRKHLGEHFRVFPISNWTEMDVWQYIYQEQIEMPSLYFSHKRKVFERDGVWYAASEFIQNKPDEVVEERIVRFRTVGDITCTGAVFSEAATLEDIIQEVAASRTTERGTRADDKRSEAAMEDRKKAGYF, from the coding sequence ATGAACGATTATCACTTAAACCACCTCAAAGAACTCGAATCGGAATCCATCTATGTATTGCGGGAAGTGGCGGCACAGTTTGAAAATCCGTGTATCCTTTTTTCCGGCGGGAAAGATTCCATAGTAGTGGTTCATCTGGCATTGAAAGCATTTTATCCATCCAGTGTTCCCTTCACCTTATTACATGTGGATACCGGACACAATTTTCAGGAAGCACTGGACTACAGAGATCAATTGGTTAGCAAGCATGGCCTGCGCCTGCTCGTGGCGTCTGTGCAGGAAGCCATAGACAAGGGCTTGGTGCGCGAAGAAAAAGGCTATACGGCGAGCAGAAATGCGTTGCAGACGGTTCCGCTTCTGGAGGCGATAGAAAAAAATAAATTTGACTGCGCCATCGGCGGTGCACGACGCGATGAAGAAAAAGCGCGTGCCAAAGAACGCTTCTTTTCCCATCGGGATGAGTTCGGACAATGGGACCCAAAAAATCAGCGGCCGGAACTCTGGAACATCTTCAACGGCAGAAAACATCTGGGCGAACATTTCAGGGTATTCCCGATTTCCAACTGGACGGAAATGGATGTGTGGCAATACATCTATCAGGAGCAGATAGAGATGCCGAGCTTATATTTTTCACACAAACGCAAGGTGTTTGAACGTGACGGGGTTTGGTACGCAGCATCCGAGTTTATCCAAAACAAACCGGATGAAGTGGTCGAAGAACGGATAGTGCGTTTCAGGACGGTAGGTGACATTACCTGTACCGGAGCGGTATTCTCCGAAGCGGCAACCTTGGAAGACATCATTCAGGAAGTGGCGGCATCGCGCACCACTGAACGCGGTACACGCGCAGATGACAAACGAAGCGAAGCAGCCATGGAAGACAGAAAAAAGGCAGGATATTTTTAA
- the ruvC gene encoding crossover junction endodeoxyribonuclease RuvC — MVTGYGIVLSDGNTMELLAIGSIHTEKFDDHYDRLQCIYDRLLEIIQVYKPNILAIEAPFFGKNVQSMLKLGRAQGMAIAAALSQKIPIQEYSPKKVKQSVTGNGNAAKEQVAAMLGHILKTDVLPKQLDATDGLAVAVCHHFSMRGVPTGGKKYSGWEAFAKDNPKRVK, encoded by the coding sequence ATGGTAACCGGGTATGGAATTGTTCTGTCCGACGGGAATACGATGGAACTGCTGGCAATCGGCAGCATCCATACCGAAAAATTTGATGACCATTACGACCGGCTGCAGTGCATTTACGACCGGCTGCTGGAAATCATACAGGTGTACAAACCCAATATACTGGCTATTGAAGCGCCTTTCTTCGGGAAGAATGTGCAATCGATGCTAAAACTCGGCAGGGCGCAGGGTATGGCGATTGCAGCGGCATTGTCCCAGAAAATTCCGATACAGGAATACTCGCCGAAGAAAGTAAAACAGAGCGTGACGGGCAATGGAAATGCCGCCAAGGAGCAGGTGGCTGCCATGCTCGGACATATTTTAAAAACGGATGTGCTGCCCAAACAGCTGGATGCTACCGATGGACTGGCCGTAGCGGTGTGCCATCATTTCTCTATGCGGGGTGTGCCAACTGGTGGCAAGAAATATTCCGGCTGGGAAGCCTTTGCAAAGGACAATCCGAAACGGGTGAAATAA
- the lysA gene encoding diaminopimelate decarboxylase, with the protein MELVNGKYEINGVDVLELCKEFGTPLYVYDAAVIERQYNKLMNAFPNKNMKISYACKALTNISILKFIKNMGAKLDTVSIQEVQLGLKAGFEPKDIMYTPNCVNIDEINKAVGFGVQINIDNISILEQFGHLYSDTYPVCVRINPHIMAGGNKKISTGHIDSKFGISIYQLRHLERVIATNNIKVNGLHMHTGSDILDVDVFLRGAEILFEAARSFKELEFLDFGSGFKVKYHSDDNTTDIEELGEKLGTRFNDFCKEYGKDLTIMFEPGKYLVSESGFLFVRTNVIKQTTSTVFAGVDSGQNHLIRPMMYDAYHHITNVSNPNGIQRIYTVVGYICETDTFGWDRKLNEVREGDILVLHNAGAYGYSMSSNYNSRYRPAEVFIINGEAKLIRRRETLDDLLATQVEITL; encoded by the coding sequence ATGGAATTAGTGAATGGAAAATATGAGATTAATGGTGTGGACGTTTTAGAACTTTGCAAAGAATTCGGGACACCACTGTATGTGTATGATGCAGCTGTCATTGAAAGGCAGTACAACAAGCTCATGAACGCCTTTCCCAACAAGAACATGAAAATCAGTTATGCCTGCAAGGCATTAACGAATATCAGCATCCTGAAGTTTATCAAGAATATGGGTGCCAAACTGGATACGGTCTCCATTCAGGAAGTGCAGTTGGGACTGAAAGCCGGATTTGAACCGAAAGATATCATGTACACACCCAATTGTGTCAACATTGACGAAATCAACAAAGCTGTGGGATTCGGTGTGCAAATCAATATCGATAATATTTCCATACTCGAGCAGTTCGGGCATTTATACAGTGACACCTATCCGGTTTGTGTGCGCATCAATCCGCATATCATGGCTGGCGGCAACAAAAAAATCTCCACAGGGCATATCGACTCCAAATTTGGTATTTCCATTTACCAGCTTCGCCATCTGGAGCGTGTTATCGCCACCAACAATATCAAGGTGAACGGCCTTCACATGCACACCGGTTCTGATATTTTGGATGTGGATGTTTTCCTGCGCGGTGCAGAGATTCTATTTGAAGCAGCGAGAAGTTTTAAAGAATTGGAGTTTTTGGATTTCGGCAGCGGATTTAAAGTGAAATACCACTCCGATGACAATACCACCGACATAGAAGAACTGGGCGAAAAACTGGGCACCCGCTTCAATGATTTTTGTAAAGAATACGGCAAAGACCTGACCATCATGTTCGAGCCGGGTAAGTACCTGGTGAGTGAAAGCGGCTTTTTATTCGTCCGAACCAATGTCATCAAACAAACCACTTCAACCGTCTTTGCCGGCGTAGACTCCGGGCAAAATCACCTGATCCGTCCGATGATGTACGATGCCTATCACCATATCACCAATGTATCCAATCCAAACGGCATACAGCGTATCTACACGGTAGTGGGTTACATCTGTGAAACCGATACATTTGGCTGGGACAGAAAACTGAACGAAGTGCGGGAAGGCGATATCCTGGTGCTGCACAATGCCGGTGCCTATGGTTATTCCATGTCTTCCAATTATAATTCCCGCTACCGCCCTGCGGAAGTATTCATCATCAATGGGGAAGCTAAACTCATCCGCCGAAGGGAAACATTGGATGATTTGCTGGCTACGCAGGTAGAAATTACACTTTAA
- a CDS encoding cysteine--tRNA ligase encodes MSDLHIYNTLSRQKEKLEPINPPYVGLYCCGPTVYSDVHLGNTRTFISFDLVYRYLTFLGYKVRYVRNITDAGHLTNEQGEGKNRMEDQAKLEKLEPMEIVQKYTVGFHEVCRLFNILPPTIEPTATGHIVEQIEMAQQLIDNGVAYESNGSVYFDVNAYNSKGNNYGKLSGRNIDELVAGYRDLDGQDEKRNPIDFALWKKASPEHIMQWNSPWGSGFPGWHLECSVMSTKYLGKQFDIHAGGMDLKFPHHECEIAQNVGACGNEPVRYWMHTNMLNFNGQKMSKSLGNSILPMQFITGDHPLLDKPYSAMTVRFLFMQSHYSSELDITIKGLQDAEKGLRKMLNAAKYLEELKYAAAQTDEQQDKLIQDLCVQCKEVMDDDFNAPRLVATLHEIASQINIYYNDGKKVSTIAEETFNLLLSTYNAYLFDVLGLQDDSVSGNNDALDKVMQLVIDIRKQSRENKEWTTSDKIRDALKDAGIVIKDSKEGTTYEVN; translated from the coding sequence ATGTCTGATTTACATATTTACAATACGCTTTCCCGACAGAAAGAGAAGTTAGAGCCGATCAATCCGCCCTATGTCGGATTGTATTGCTGCGGTCCTACCGTTTACTCGGATGTGCACCTGGGCAATACGCGTACCTTCATCTCGTTTGATCTGGTGTATCGCTACCTGACATTCCTGGGTTATAAAGTGCGATATGTGCGCAACATCACCGATGCCGGCCACCTGACCAATGAACAGGGCGAAGGCAAGAACCGCATGGAAGATCAGGCGAAACTGGAGAAGCTGGAGCCAATGGAAATCGTGCAGAAATATACCGTAGGTTTTCATGAAGTATGCCGCCTGTTTAATATTTTGCCTCCCACTATAGAGCCAACGGCTACCGGTCATATCGTGGAGCAGATAGAAATGGCTCAACAGCTGATAGACAACGGCGTGGCCTACGAGTCGAACGGCAGCGTGTATTTTGATGTGAACGCCTACAATTCAAAAGGCAATAACTACGGAAAGTTATCGGGCAGAAACATCGATGAGCTGGTGGCGGGCTACCGCGATCTGGACGGGCAGGATGAGAAACGCAACCCGATAGATTTCGCGTTGTGGAAGAAGGCTTCGCCGGAACATATCATGCAGTGGAACTCCCCTTGGGGCAGCGGTTTTCCCGGCTGGCATCTGGAATGTTCCGTGATGAGTACCAAATACCTCGGCAAGCAATTCGACATCCACGCGGGTGGAATGGACCTGAAATTCCCGCACCACGAATGCGAAATAGCACAGAACGTGGGCGCCTGCGGCAATGAGCCGGTGCGCTATTGGATGCATACCAACATGCTCAATTTCAACGGGCAGAAGATGAGCAAATCCCTGGGTAATTCCATCCTGCCGATGCAGTTTATCACCGGTGATCATCCGCTGCTCGACAAACCGTATTCGGCCATGACGGTACGTTTCCTGTTTATGCAATCGCACTATTCTTCCGAACTGGACATTACCATCAAAGGCCTGCAGGATGCTGAAAAAGGGCTGAGAAAAATGCTTAATGCCGCCAAATATCTGGAAGAACTGAAATACGCCGCCGCACAGACGGATGAACAGCAGGATAAACTCATTCAAGACTTATGTGTTCAATGTAAAGAGGTGATGGATGATGATTTTAACGCGCCCAGGCTGGTCGCAACCTTACATGAGATTGCCTCGCAAATCAATATTTATTATAATGATGGTAAGAAAGTAAGCACTATAGCTGAAGAGACATTTAACCTGTTACTGTCCACCTACAATGCCTACCTGTTCGATGTGCTCGGCCTTCAGGACGATTCGGTATCAGGCAATAATGATGCCCTGGATAAAGTGATGCAGCTGGTGATTGACATCCGCAAGCAATCCCGGGAAAATAAAGAATGGACGACTTCCGACAAAATCCGCGATGCACTGAAAGACGCCGGCATTGTAATCAAAGACAGCAAGGAGGGAACGACGTATGAAGTCAATTAG
- a CDS encoding flippase-like domain-containing protein — MKRLFQNKLLNTIIKILIFGGLLLVLCHQLFGNEKIDIAYAHFLLNFHGNYLILFTVMLFMLANWGIESVKWKLLIEKLHPISWLDAVEGILFGVTFSLFTPSRIGEFGGRVFALNTERKEAIVSTILGSLAQIVVNLSIGALGLLLYAVFFENIDSYLLFAFVFIYLLMVAAVHFCFYNLDVVSNKFSNFPLLKKAYKYIHIIDLYNNKDFLRLEMLSLIRYGIYCLQFVLLLKFFGFKIPASTAMVLVAAIFFVQTINPVNIALIDFGFRGNVAAYFLAGFTDNPIAIIATTVSLWFINLIIPALVGGLSALRFKFFNEE; from the coding sequence ATGAAGCGTCTTTTTCAAAACAAACTGCTGAACACGATTATCAAAATCTTGATTTTTGGTGGTTTATTATTAGTCTTATGTCATCAATTGTTCGGCAATGAGAAAATTGATATTGCCTACGCACATTTCCTGCTTAATTTTCATGGAAATTATCTGATACTATTCACTGTAATGCTGTTTATGCTGGCAAACTGGGGAATAGAAAGTGTTAAATGGAAATTACTGATAGAGAAGCTGCATCCTATTTCCTGGCTGGATGCTGTAGAAGGGATTTTATTCGGTGTCACTTTTTCCTTATTTACACCCAGCCGAATAGGAGAATTCGGAGGCAGGGTATTCGCCCTGAATACGGAACGCAAGGAAGCCATTGTATCCACCATTCTGGGTAGTCTGGCACAGATTGTGGTCAATCTCTCCATAGGCGCCCTGGGTTTGCTGTTGTATGCTGTCTTTTTCGAAAATATCGACTCCTATCTCCTTTTCGCGTTTGTATTTATTTATTTGCTGATGGTGGCTGCGGTGCACTTCTGCTTTTACAATCTCGATGTGGTCAGCAATAAATTTTCCAATTTCCCCCTTTTAAAAAAAGCCTACAAATACATTCACATCATTGATTTATACAATAACAAAGATTTCCTGAGGCTGGAAATGTTATCCCTTATACGTTATGGGATTTACTGCCTTCAATTTGTGCTGCTGCTCAAGTTTTTCGGATTCAAAATACCTGCCTCCACTGCCATGGTTCTGGTGGCGGCCATCTTTTTCGTCCAAACCATTAACCCGGTGAATATTGCGTTAATAGACTTCGGATTCAGAGGCAATGTGGCGGCCTATTTCCTGGCGGGATTTACGGATAATCCCATCGCCATTATTGCCACCACGGTTTCTTTATGGTTTATTAACCTGATTATTCCAGCATTAGTAGGTGGTTTATCGGCCTTGCGATTTAAGTTTTTTAATGAGGAATAA
- the cysC gene encoding adenylyl-sulfate kinase produces the protein MPEKASNIHPVFHQLLQRSDKEHLLHQKALCIWMTGLSGSGKSTIAKGLEEKLHQNGILTMVLDGDNVRSGINKNLGFSEEDRIENIRRIAEVTKLFLDCGIVTINCFVSPTQDIRALAKSIIGEQDFYEVYVNASFDECAKRDVKGLYEKALKGEIKNFTGLDAPFKAPEHPALEIKTAEQSIEQSIEMIYHFFISRIVNK, from the coding sequence ATGCCGGAGAAAGCATCCAATATTCATCCCGTGTTCCACCAATTGCTGCAACGCAGCGATAAGGAGCATTTATTGCATCAAAAAGCGCTCTGCATCTGGATGACGGGATTATCCGGTTCCGGAAAAAGTACGATTGCCAAAGGACTGGAAGAAAAATTGCACCAAAACGGCATCCTGACAATGGTGCTGGACGGCGACAATGTACGCAGCGGTATCAATAAAAATCTGGGATTTTCGGAGGAAGACCGTATCGAAAATATCCGCCGCATTGCGGAAGTCACCAAATTGTTTCTAGACTGCGGAATTGTAACGATTAACTGTTTTGTCAGTCCTACACAGGATATCCGTGCATTAGCCAAATCGATCATCGGCGAACAGGATTTTTACGAAGTATATGTGAATGCTTCTTTTGATGAATGCGCCAAACGCGATGTAAAAGGTTTGTATGAAAAAGCATTGAAAGGGGAAATCAAAAACTTTACCGGGCTGGATGCGCCTTTTAAAGCACCGGAACATCCGGCATTGGAAATAAAAACGGCGGAACAAAGTATTGAACAAAGTATTGAAATGATATATCATTTTTTTATTTCACGAATTGTAAATAAATGA
- a CDS encoding peptide MFS transporter, giving the protein MSNTVTLSDGEFSGQTSTNETYIADNVNGHPKQLALLFFTEMWERFSFYGMRALLVLFMVHQLHYEDAKANLIYGTYTALVYLMPLFGGIAADKFIGYRKAIVLGGALMAAGHLILAIPTEWSFFAGMAFLISGNGFFKPNISTMVGRLYRPGDARRDGAFSIFYMGVNLGAAIGGLICGYIGQSINWHYGFGLAGIFMIVGLITFLIGKKSLGEIGLTPKEETGKEVDMSKQLMVLAASLAIIPLFILLFNNYTVMSKIMFPVCIVATVGMVFIAFQQEKEARDKMLAAIVLVAFSVLFWAFYEQGGGSLNLYTERNVNTFGMPAAAINNFINPFYIILLSFPFAWMWLALSERDKEPSTPMKFSLSFFQLGLGFFLFVVGAKLALNGQVGFFWYALGYLLLTTGELCISPIGLSMITKLSPTKYTGMMMGFWFLASALGQHLAGWIGTLMAIPSEGGATTVSAIESLGIYSGVFMKIFYVSAAGGLVILILVPILKRWSHGVK; this is encoded by the coding sequence ATGTCAAATACAGTAACCTTATCAGACGGCGAATTTTCCGGACAGACCTCCACCAATGAGACCTATATTGCTGACAACGTGAATGGACATCCAAAACAATTAGCACTCCTGTTTTTTACAGAAATGTGGGAACGTTTCTCATTTTACGGCATGCGGGCGTTGCTGGTTTTATTCATGGTACATCAGTTGCATTATGAAGACGCCAAAGCCAACCTGATTTACGGAACCTATACCGCTTTGGTCTACCTGATGCCCTTATTTGGCGGGATTGCGGCAGACAAGTTTATCGGATACCGGAAAGCCATTGTTTTGGGCGGTGCATTGATGGCTGCCGGCCATCTGATACTTGCCATTCCGACGGAATGGTCGTTTTTTGCAGGTATGGCCTTCTTGATTTCCGGAAACGGTTTTTTTAAGCCCAATATTTCTACTATGGTCGGAAGGTTATACCGGCCGGGTGATGCGAGAAGGGATGGTGCATTTTCCATCTTTTATATGGGTGTCAATCTCGGAGCCGCCATCGGCGGATTGATTTGCGGTTACATCGGTCAAAGCATAAACTGGCATTATGGCTTTGGGTTAGCCGGTATCTTTATGATTGTTGGCTTAATAACGTTCCTGATTGGTAAAAAATCCTTAGGAGAAATCGGTCTTACACCCAAAGAGGAAACAGGCAAAGAGGTAGACATGTCCAAACAATTAATGGTATTGGCTGCTTCACTGGCTATTATACCGCTCTTTATCCTGCTGTTCAACAACTACACCGTCATGAGTAAAATCATGTTCCCGGTTTGTATAGTGGCAACCGTGGGTATGGTGTTCATTGCATTTCAACAGGAAAAAGAGGCCAGAGATAAAATGTTAGCCGCAATCGTATTGGTGGCATTTTCTGTGTTGTTCTGGGCATTTTATGAGCAGGGCGGTGGTTCGCTGAATCTGTATACGGAACGAAATGTGAACACCTTCGGGATGCCTGCAGCTGCCATTAACAATTTCATCAATCCATTCTATATCATCCTATTGAGTTTTCCGTTTGCCTGGATGTGGCTGGCATTATCAGAAAGAGATAAAGAACCATCTACACCAATGAAATTCTCCCTGTCATTCTTTCAGTTAGGGCTCGGGTTTTTTCTGTTTGTAGTGGGTGCTAAACTGGCCTTAAATGGACAAGTTGGGTTTTTCTGGTATGCATTGGGTTATCTGTTGCTGACTACCGGTGAATTATGTATTTCACCAATCGGCTTATCGATGATTACCAAATTATCTCCTACCAAATATACCGGTATGATGATGGGATTTTGGTTTCTGGCATCGGCATTGGGACAACACCTTGCGGGCTGGATAGGTACACTCATGGCAATTCCGTCTGAAGGTGGTGCTACTACGGTATCGGCCATTGAGTCCTTGGGAATCTACAGCGGTGTCTTTATGAAAATTTTTTATGTATCCGCTGCCGGCGGATTGGTAATATTGATATTAGTACCAATCTTGAAACGCTGGTCACACGGTGTAAAATAA
- a CDS encoding thermonuclease family protein, whose translation MYFDAKKPIRMHTHHRIKFVVDGDGVIVYNIFNKKETEIRLLGIDAPEIKDCKKLRQDERELHVPGQLLIELGHLSKNYLHNLLPKETDITFITEIDNEIDPIGRTLAYVINNEGICINEKLILDGFAKPYTKYYCSKLETYQKLNFKAMHQKKGLYSFLHNF comes from the coding sequence ATGTATTTTGATGCAAAGAAACCAATTAGAATGCACACACACCATAGAATCAAATTTGTTGTGGATGGTGACGGTGTTATCGTGTATAATATTTTTAACAAAAAAGAAACAGAAATCCGTTTATTGGGAATTGATGCACCGGAAATAAAAGACTGCAAAAAACTAAGACAGGACGAAAGAGAGCTTCATGTTCCTGGTCAATTATTAATAGAGTTAGGTCATTTGTCCAAAAACTATTTGCATAATTTATTACCAAAAGAAACTGATATTACATTCATTACAGAAATAGATAATGAGATAGATCCTATTGGAAGAACTCTTGCCTATGTAATAAATAATGAAGGCATATGTATTAATGAGAAGTTGATTTTGGATGGTTTTGCAAAACCATATACAAAATACTATTGCAGCAAATTAGAAACTTATCAGAAACTGAACTTCAAGGCAATGCACCAAAAGAAAGGACTTTACTCTTTTTTGCACAATTTTTAA
- a CDS encoding M28 family peptidase, which produces MKSISPQSAVRSPQFPKSRQTIKSVFRKRVALAVPPLWRGLRGGLILTLIISFSACKQNRENSQATENVEENKIVKPAFSSDSAYLFIQQQLEFGPRVPGTSAQQKCAVYFEQKLKAYGAGVIMQKTNVVVYNGKSVPCINVIASYNPAVKRRLLICTHWDARPFADQDDSAVGKPILAADDGASGSAVLLEIARQLQQKNPEIGVDLVFLDVEDYGQPEYDLDQKQGDFYCLGTQYWCKNPHVPNYRAENGILLDMVGAGGATFTYEGVSMQYAPAFMKQVWKNAGALGYGRFFVKEMTGQIIDDHFYINQLTNIPTIDIINRTYQTRSGFPKHWHTHDDNMKIIDKQTLQAVGETVLATIYDF; this is translated from the coding sequence ATGAAGTCAATTAGTCCGCAGTCCGCAGTCCGCAGTCCGCAGTTCCCGAAATCAAGACAAACTATAAAATCGGTTTTCCGAAAAAGGGTTGCACTTGCTGTTCCCCCTCTCTGGAGGGGATTAAGGGGAGGATTAATACTAACACTGATAATCAGTTTTTCTGCTTGTAAGCAAAATCGGGAGAATAGTCAGGCCACAGAGAACGTTGAAGAAAACAAAATTGTCAAACCTGCATTTTCTTCCGACTCAGCCTATCTGTTTATACAGCAACAGCTCGAATTCGGGCCGCGTGTTCCGGGAACATCCGCGCAACAAAAATGTGCGGTTTATTTTGAACAAAAATTAAAAGCATACGGTGCAGGTGTAATCATGCAGAAAACCAATGTGGTGGTGTACAACGGCAAATCTGTCCCTTGTATCAATGTCATTGCCTCTTATAATCCGGCGGTGAAAAGAAGGTTGCTGATCTGCACACACTGGGATGCACGTCCTTTTGCCGACCAGGATGACAGCGCCGTGGGAAAGCCTATTCTGGCGGCGGATGACGGAGCCAGCGGGTCTGCCGTTTTGCTGGAGATTGCCCGCCAGCTGCAGCAAAAGAATCCGGAAATCGGAGTCGATCTGGTTTTTCTGGATGTGGAGGATTATGGCCAGCCCGAATATGACCTCGACCAAAAACAAGGCGACTTCTATTGCCTCGGAACACAGTACTGGTGTAAAAATCCGCATGTGCCGAATTACAGGGCGGAGAACGGCATCCTGCTGGATATGGTCGGAGCAGGGGGTGCCACTTTTACCTACGAGGGTGTATCGATGCAATATGCGCCGGCATTCATGAAACAGGTCTGGAAGAACGCCGGGGCCCTGGGGTATGGCCGCTTTTTTGTAAAGGAAATGACCGGCCAGATCATTGACGACCATTTCTACATCAACCAGCTCACGAATATTCCGACGATTGACATTATCAACAGGACCTACCAGACCCGTAGCGGATTTCCGAAGCACTGGCATACGCACGATGATAATATGAAGATCATCGATAAACAAACATTGCAGGCAGTGGGAGAGACCGTGCTGGCGACTATATACGATTTTTAG
- a CDS encoding L,D-transpeptidase family protein — protein sequence MKIISSLLMLIGSPVLLMSLSPFLQYQLTFPRVQAAAGKYDSPLNQSFKENNLQFPPKHLYLRVFKQEQVLEVFAADNSTYRLIKTYPFAATSGKPGPKNKEGDLQIPEGFYQVALFNPLSKFLLSIKINYPNEADSTRNKNRQNLGGDIYIHGSNKTIGCIPLGDESIQELYWLCVSSFAAHPVIPVHIFPCRMGTKNMGKMKNAYPDIIPFWKSLEPMFRFFESHKLLGEVTGTDKEGNYLLSIPWD from the coding sequence ATGAAGATAATATCATCCTTGCTAATGCTTATTGGTTCTCCTGTCCTTCTTATGTCCCTATCTCCTTTTCTGCAATACCAACTTACTTTCCCGAGAGTACAAGCAGCAGCTGGAAAATATGATTCGCCCCTGAACCAATCATTTAAGGAGAATAACCTGCAGTTTCCGCCCAAACATCTATATCTGAGAGTTTTCAAACAGGAACAGGTGCTGGAAGTTTTCGCCGCTGACAACTCCACCTACCGGCTCATCAAGACATATCCCTTTGCGGCAACATCCGGAAAGCCGGGCCCCAAAAATAAAGAAGGCGACTTACAGATTCCGGAAGGGTTCTATCAGGTTGCTCTCTTCAATCCACTCAGTAAGTTTTTGCTATCCATTAAAATAAACTACCCCAACGAGGCGGATAGCACCCGAAATAAGAACCGGCAAAACTTAGGCGGGGATATCTATATTCACGGGAGCAACAAGACCATCGGATGCATACCGCTGGGTGATGAATCCATTCAGGAATTATACTGGTTGTGTGTTTCTTCGTTCGCCGCACATCCTGTCATTCCCGTTCATATTTTTCCATGCAGGATGGGAACCAAAAATATGGGAAAAATGAAAAACGCGTATCCGGATATTATACCCTTCTGGAAGTCGCTGGAACCCATGTTTCGATTCTTCGAGTCACACAAATTATTGGGTGAAGTGACAGGAACAGACAAGGAGGGGAATTATCTGTTGTCCATTCCCTGGGATTAA